A section of the Acanthochromis polyacanthus isolate Apoly-LR-REF ecotype Palm Island chromosome 1, KAUST_Apoly_ChrSc, whole genome shotgun sequence genome encodes:
- the LOC110971026 gene encoding Krueppel-like factor 11: MPSRKSTEMDSHGTEYMDHCGSSVKRRRHDSEQSVSSGSSGCSSGLEYTDLEAAEALVCMSSWGQALFLSSNKLNPCKPRPLTPASDSCDSLLPPELPEPPKDFVSLSSLCMTPPHSPSFVETSSSTTLQSSSSLAVSAQRCGSGLHQPVLTPIAEKTPALPSPPQPCRAMATSVIRHTADRTLCQHHIPVAPNPEKTRDTVSATMVCQQQLQQQQQCITNAEQITTPPSPPASLIPSKTEQPISPSKPCLDSVSTRTPVSTQPQKSIPTPPIPTTLSPPPVTSPQIICQMFPVSSQSGIISAFIPSAVQTANTGIRTATTPILPQPASANTAPVQQSLIVGSAVPQGTVMLVLPQSSVSQAPHCPQTVMTLGNTKLLPLAPAPVYVPAGPRGTTKMDFSRRRNYVCNFPGCRKTYFKSSHLKAHLRTHTGEKPFNCSWDGCDKRFARSDELSRHRRTHTGEKKFVCPVCDRRFMRSDHLTKHARRHMTTKKIPSWQADVRSLNKMAASKTPSSKPGVATLSMLVPAGSK, translated from the exons ATGCCATCGCGAAAATCCACAGAGATGGACTCACACGGG ACTGAATACATGGATCATTGTGGGTCTTCtgtgaagaggaggaggcatGACAGCGAACAGTCTGTCTCCAGTGGAAGCAGCGGTTGTTCCTCTGGCCTCGAGTACACCGACCTGGAGGCAGCTGAGGCTCTGGTGTGTATGAGCTCTTGGGGCCAGGCTCTCTTCCTGAGCAGCAACAAGCTGAACCCCTGCAAACCCAGACCCCTTACCCCGGCTTCGGACTCCTGCGATTCCCTCCTGCCACCAGAACTCCCAGAGCCCCCGAAGGACTTTGTGTCCCTCTCCTCTTTG TGTATGACCCCACCCCACAGTCCCAGCTTTGTTGAGACGTCATCGAGCACTACACTCCAGTCGAGCTCCAGCCTTGCTGTGTCCGCACAACGCTGTGGGTCCGGCCTCCATCAACCTGTCCTGACCCCCATTGCTGAAAAGACCCCCGCCCTCCCCTCTCCGCCACAGCCCTGCAGAGCCATGGCGACCAGCGTCATCCGCCACACCGCAGACAGAACGCTCTGCCAGCACCACATTCCAGTGGCCCCCAATCCAGAGAAAACTAGAGACACAGTATCAGCTACAATGGTCTGCCAGCAGCaactacagcagcagcagcaatgtaTAACAAACGCTGAGCAGATAACCACgcctccatctcctccagctTCACTCATACCCTCAAAAACAGAGCAGCCAATCAGTCCCTCAAAGCCCTGTTTGGACAGTGTTTCCACTCGCACTCCTGTTAGCACCCAACCACAGAAAAGCATACCCACTCCCCCTATTCCCACAACCCTGTCCCCTCCTCCAGTCACTAGCCCTCAAATCATCTGCCAGATGTTCCCCGTCAGCAGCCAATCGGGTATAATCTCGGCCTTCATCCCCAGCGCCGTTCAGACAGCTAATACTGGAATTCGGACTGCCACCACACCCATCCTCCCCCAGCCAGCCTCGGCTAACACTGCCCCCGTCCAGCAGTCCCTAATTGTGGGCTCAGCGGTACCCCAGGGCACCGTGATGCTGGTTCTCCCTCAGTCCTCAGTTTCTCAGGCCCCTCACTGCCCTCAGACTGTCATGACCCTGGGCAACACCAAGCTGCTACCTCTGGCCCCGGCCCCTGTGTATGTGCCAGCAGGGCCCAGAGGCACCACAAAGATGGACTTTTCCCGCAGGAGAAACTACGTCTGCAACTTCCCAGGCTGCAGGAAGACATACTTCAAGAGCTCCCACCTCAAGGCTCATCTCCGAACACACACAG GTGAGAAGCCCTTCAACTGCAGCTGGGATGGGTGTGATAAGAGGTTTGCCCGTTCTGACGAACTCTCCCGTCACCGGCGCACGCACACCGGcgaaaagaaatttgtgtgtcccgTGTGCGACCGGCGGTTCATGCGTAGCGATCACCTAACCAAACACGCCCGCCgtcacatgaccacaaagaaaattCCCTCCTGGCAGGCTGATGTTCGGAGTCTGAACAAAATGGCCGCGAGCAAAACACCTTCCTCGAAACCTGGCGTTGCCACACTAAGCATGCTGGTACCTGCTGGCTCAAAGTAG